In Methyloprofundus sedimenti, the genomic window AAAATATTCTAAATAGCGAGATGCCTCCTCTATATCGGAATGTCCCCCGTAATTTTTTAAAGCAACTAGATTTATTAAATGTAAATTTAATATCTCATCATCACGCAGTGCTACATATTTAGCTTCTGCCAAAGGGCCGACCAGCAGGTTAATAACATCTGCCTCATAGGCCTTCTGCAAGCTTTGCTGTTCTTCTAAAGAACCTAATTGATTATTTTCTATTTCAGCTACGGGTAAATTATCAATTAATCTGCCACCTGATACCTGGGCAAAATATGCAAGATGATTTTGCTGTTGATGTTGTCTGTTAATCATGATCTCAAAAAAGACCGGGGGTAATTTTTGCTGGTGGTTGCGCAAATATATTGCCACCACATGGCCTGCTTCATGATACACAATATGTTTAAGTAATTCTTCAGCGCTACCAGGTGGATTGAAAAGTGAGTGATTGGTACGTTTCATAATGGGCAAACCCTATTAGAAAAAAATGCGACCATTACAGCCGCATCAAGAGGAAGGAGCTAGCTCTTATCCAGAACGGATTGCATTCAAGAGTTGGACATAGTTTATGTGAGCAACAACTCTTTGCAAATGTGGCATTTTGCCGCGCGACAATTAGCCGCCTGTCTTGGCATTAAAACTGCACTGTATAACTTCTGTCTTTTTGAAAATCCAGCAATAAAGCCATATTTCCACTCATTCAAGCAAATAAATAAGTTAAATCACTTAGATGTTTGCGGCATATACCTTATTTATTTTAATATTCTTCAAAACCTTGCTGTAACCTTATTTTTAAATTAGTTTGTGCAGTGTATTTTTCCGGTCTCTGATTGCTGTAAAATTACTCAACCATCTCACCTTATCGCATAGCATTCAGATATAGGCTAGCAACATATAACATTATAGACCATATATGGAAATTTCCCTGATTATCCCTACTTATAATCGTTGCTTGCTACTGAAACGCGCTCTGCAATCAGTCTTAGAGCAAAGCAGACCTCCCGATGAAATAATTATTGTCGATGATGGCTCTACCGATAATACGCTGGATATGCTTAATGACGAATTCCCGCAGCTTACAATTATTAAACAATCAAATAAAGGTGTGAGCACCGCCAGAAATATTGGCATACAGCAATCCCGTGGTAACTGGATTGCTTTTCTTGATTCTGATGATAGCTGGTTAGCAGAAAAACTAACAACTCAAATCAGGGCATTGCAACAGGCTCCTGAGTTAAAAATTTGCCATACTGAAGAAACATGGATCCGTAATGGCGTTAGAGTCAATGCCATGCACAAGCACAAAAAAACTGGCGGCTGGATTTTTGAACAATGCCTGCCTTTATGTACGATGTCCCCTTCATCAATTATGATTCATCGCTCGGTATTTGATGATGTTGGTCTGTTTGATGAAAACCTGCCGGCCTGCGAGGATTACGATCTGTGGTTACGCATCAGTGCAAAATATCCGGTGCTATTCCTGGAGCAACCGCTAATAAATAAATACGGTGGACATGAAGACCAGCTTTCACACAAATACTGGGGGATGGACAGGTTCAGGATACAGGCTTTGGAAAAAATCATTTCCCAGCCTGATTTAAGTGTAGAAAATAAACACAGTGCAATAAAAATGCTGTTAAAAAAGGCGCGAATCTTTAGAAATGGTGCACTAAAGCGCGACAAAATCGAATCTGCACAATACTATCAACAATTGCTTGATAAATATCAGTAATGATCTCACCGTAGGGCGGATTTTAGTCTGCTAATATGGCTAGCCCGTAATTTGTCATGGATTATCTGATTTTGCTACGGTCCAATTATCAGGCTGCATTAAAGGTTAATGCTAAAGTATACTTCGCGCGGTCACGGATGCGGATTTTAAAGCGAGTTGATTTTAGTCGAGAGCAAGGCTCTGGAACAGGCGCATAGCAAGCTACGCAACTACGCGGCTATCGGCTAAAATCGGCCGCTAGAAAACCGTATATATGGCTGCGCGAAGTATATCATTATCAATTTGCTTTAAAGCTTTGTAAATATGATTTACTTCATTTTTTGCGTTGACCTTATTGTTTTATCAAAAATTAAACACCCACTCCCGCAAATTTTTTAATCAATTAGGATTCTCTACTTACTATTACCTGCGGAAAAAATAACATGCACCTGGCTGGTAAAAGCGTCGATATTTCATGCAATCTCATTATAATAATGGACAAAGCTGCAGAGTGCTCTCATGACATAAGTAATGGGATGCTTTGAATTTCCACAACGACGAAAACGACGAGCTAAAACACTTGCCAACTCACTAATACCGATAATAACAATGGGCAGTACTATTTTATACGCTTGGTTTTTTCAACTTTAATCACTTAATATTAGATAACTCAATTTATTTTATTCAGTTGAGTAGTCTAAAAAAGAACAATTGGGATACCATCCTTATAGTATTTTTTCCTGAATTCAGATTTCCACATCCTCTGATAATACGAACATTAACCAACAATTCCAATAATCATGAATAAAACAGCAAAATTGGGAGAAAAAGCTCCCTTATTACAAATATCGGATTGGGTACAAGGAAATCCGACGAATATTGACCAGCTGGAAGGTAGGGTTATTTTAATTGAAGTATTTCAAGTCAATTGCCCTGGCTGTTTTTTATACAGTCTGCCTCAAGCTATTAGTCTGCATCAGAAATATTTTGATAAAGGTCTCGTTATATTAGGTATGGCCACTGCATTTGAAGACTTCGATAAAAACACATTGGAAAACATAGAGTTATTGGCGACACAGAATAAAGTGACAGGAGAAACCTTACGCGCACTAACAGAAAACAATCACTTGATTAATGGTCAATTGCCTTTTCACATTCCATTTCCATTAGCGATGGATCAAATAACAAAACACAAAAATGAAATTACAAATAATGAAGTAGATCTATTCATTAAACTGCATTTTCCTGATTTTATTCATCAAAATGAACGCCAAAAAAAACAAACCCAACAGAATGTTTTAAGCTACCTGCAATCACGTTTATCTACCGCTGAAACATTTAAGCTATACAATTTACAGGGTACACCCTCTCATATAGTGATTGATAAAAAAGGTCGTTTAAAAGCCTGTGAATTTGGTCA contains:
- a CDS encoding glycosyltransferase family 2 protein; this encodes MEISLIIPTYNRCLLLKRALQSVLEQSRPPDEIIIVDDGSTDNTLDMLNDEFPQLTIIKQSNKGVSTARNIGIQQSRGNWIAFLDSDDSWLAEKLTTQIRALQQAPELKICHTEETWIRNGVRVNAMHKHKKTGGWIFEQCLPLCTMSPSSIMIHRSVFDDVGLFDENLPACEDYDLWLRISAKYPVLFLEQPLINKYGGHEDQLSHKYWGMDRFRIQALEKIISQPDLSVENKHSAIKMLLKKARIFRNGALKRDKIESAQYYQQLLDKYQ
- a CDS encoding peroxiredoxin family protein, with translation MNKTAKLGEKAPLLQISDWVQGNPTNIDQLEGRVILIEVFQVNCPGCFLYSLPQAISLHQKYFDKGLVILGMATAFEDFDKNTLENIELLATQNKVTGETLRALTENNHLINGQLPFHIPFPLAMDQITKHKNEITNNEVDLFIKLHFPDFIHQNERQKKQTQQNVLSYLQSRLSTAETFKLYNLQGTPSHIVIDKKGRLKACEFGHFSDLEWLISALLEE